In a single window of the Bradyrhizobium erythrophlei genome:
- a CDS encoding GyrI-like domain-containing protein: MNFISCFRLAMVALVPAAAISLSLGGALAQTPPAPPAASAPATPAPAPSATPAPPPAETKSPADIPSAAQTPIAPPAASVQIADPFGEQITLAPKTVVILRGTANWDSAFDTLIDSFKSLSGLLDKQDIKPSGNAMIVYTATDDTGFTYLAEIPVDQEPKNLTKDMSMGKSPDGKALKFVHRGSYDNMDNTYEAITNHLDDKKLEAKDTFIEEYITDPLKTEEDKLVINVYVPLK; encoded by the coding sequence ATGAATTTTATCAGCTGTTTCCGCCTTGCCATGGTGGCGCTGGTCCCGGCAGCCGCGATTTCGTTAAGCCTTGGCGGCGCCCTGGCGCAAACGCCGCCGGCACCGCCCGCGGCAAGTGCGCCGGCGACGCCGGCCCCCGCTCCGTCCGCGACCCCTGCGCCGCCGCCGGCCGAAACCAAATCGCCGGCGGACATTCCCTCAGCCGCGCAAACCCCGATCGCGCCGCCGGCGGCTTCGGTTCAGATCGCCGATCCGTTCGGCGAGCAAATCACGCTGGCGCCGAAAACGGTTGTCATCCTCAGGGGCACCGCCAACTGGGATTCGGCGTTCGACACCCTGATCGATTCGTTCAAGTCGCTGTCGGGATTGCTCGACAAGCAGGACATCAAGCCATCAGGCAATGCGATGATCGTCTACACGGCCACCGACGACACCGGCTTCACCTATCTGGCGGAAATCCCGGTCGACCAGGAGCCGAAGAATTTGACCAAGGACATGAGCATGGGCAAATCGCCCGACGGCAAGGCGCTGAAGTTCGTCCATCGCGGCTCCTACGACAATATGGACAACACCTATGAGGCCATCACCAACCACCTCGACGACAAGAAGCTGGAGGCCAAGGACACCTTCATCGAGGAGTACATCACCGACCCCTTGAAAACGGAGGAAGACAAGCTGGTGATCAACGTTTATGTGCCGCTGAAGTGA
- the rpsP gene encoding 30S ribosomal protein S16 — translation MSVVIRLARAGTKKRPVYHVVVADSRFPRDGRFIERLGHFNPLLPKDNEARLKLDMDKVKAWLGKGAQPSDRVSRFLDAAGVAKRAARSNPEKAVPRKERKANAEAAASAASAAAAAAKK, via the coding sequence ATGTCAGTCGTTATCCGCCTTGCTCGCGCAGGCACCAAGAAGCGCCCGGTCTATCACGTCGTCGTCGCCGATTCGCGCTTTCCGCGCGACGGCCGCTTCATCGAGCGCCTTGGCCATTTCAACCCGCTGCTGCCGAAGGACAACGAGGCGCGGCTGAAGCTCGATATGGACAAGGTCAAGGCCTGGCTCGGCAAGGGCGCCCAGCCGTCGGATCGGGTGTCGCGTTTCCTCGATGCCGCCGGCGTGGCCAAGCGCGCCGCGCGCAGCAATCCGGAAAAGGCGGTGCCGCGCAAGGAGCGCAAGGCCAATGCCGAAGCTGCCGCCTCCGCCGCCTCGGCCGCTGCTGCCGCCGCCAAGAAGTAA
- a CDS encoding metallopeptidase family protein, translating into MWTTAKAPSLAEMEAMAHQIFERLPSGFRDLCEGVIIRVDDFPTEEVLDEMNAESEFDLLGLFQGIGLPFRSNDDIARLPNMIWLYRRPILDYWAEHDEALGHIVRHVLIHEIGHHFGLSDDDMEAIEAEGS; encoded by the coding sequence ATGTGGACCACGGCGAAAGCGCCCTCCCTCGCCGAGATGGAGGCGATGGCGCACCAGATTTTCGAGCGCCTGCCCAGCGGCTTTCGCGATCTGTGCGAGGGCGTGATCATCCGCGTCGACGATTTTCCGACGGAGGAAGTTCTCGACGAGATGAACGCGGAGAGCGAATTCGACCTGCTCGGCCTGTTCCAGGGCATCGGGCTGCCGTTTCGCAGCAACGACGACATCGCCCGGCTGCCGAATATGATCTGGCTGTATCGCCGGCCGATCCTCGACTACTGGGCGGAACATGACGAGGCGCTGGGTCATATCGTCCGCCACGTCCTGATTCACGAGATCGGCCACCATTTCGGGCTGTCGGACGACGATATGGAAGCGATCGAGGCAGAAGGGTCATAG
- the rimM gene encoding ribosome maturation factor RimM (Essential for efficient processing of 16S rRNA) — protein MAAKICIARIGAAHGVRGAVKLWTFTEDPLAVMQYGALATKDGARSFEVANAREAKGHLVATLKGIATREDAERLNGIELYVAREKLPATDDDEYYHADLIGLTAVNAANEPLGRVIAIHNFGAGDIIEIAPPHGATMLLPFTNAVVPSVDLAAGRVVIELPAEIEGDTPEDSGTSMP, from the coding sequence ATGGCGGCAAAAATCTGCATCGCCCGGATCGGCGCCGCGCACGGGGTGCGCGGCGCGGTCAAGCTGTGGACTTTTACGGAAGACCCGCTGGCCGTGATGCAGTACGGCGCGCTCGCCACCAAAGACGGCGCGCGCTCGTTCGAAGTCGCAAATGCCCGCGAGGCCAAGGGCCATTTGGTCGCGACGCTGAAAGGCATCGCGACGCGAGAGGATGCCGAGCGCCTCAACGGCATCGAACTGTATGTCGCACGCGAAAAACTGCCGGCGACCGATGACGACGAATATTATCACGCCGACCTGATCGGGCTCACCGCCGTCAATGCCGCCAATGAACCGCTCGGCCGCGTCATCGCAATCCACAATTTCGGCGCCGGTGACATCATCGAAATCGCACCTCCCCACGGCGCAACCATGCTGCTGCCGTTCACCAATGCGGTGGTGCCATCAGTGGATCTCGCAGCCGGACGCGTGGTGATCGAATTGCCCGCGGAGATCGAGGGCGACACCCCTGAAGATTCGGGTACATCTATGCCATGA
- a CDS encoding SIMPL domain-containing protein translates to MRLTKHHPALAGVIAAGTLLAAPALAQTVPPAMISVSGEASVSAPPDLAQIDAGVTSQAKSAREASEANNAVMGKVLLALKAADIDQKDIQTSRLSLQPEYAPNRPNGPPAIVSYRASNRVTIRLHDVLKVASTIDMLVAAGATDIGGINFTVSNASKLLDDAREQAVADARRKAEIYARATGVTLGAPLSITEGGSPGPIPFYRRMAVGMAASPTPVAQGEETLEVNVSVSWSIKQAGQ, encoded by the coding sequence GTGAGGCTGACGAAGCATCACCCGGCGCTGGCCGGTGTCATCGCGGCAGGCACGCTACTGGCCGCGCCGGCGCTGGCGCAGACCGTGCCGCCGGCGATGATCTCCGTGTCGGGCGAAGCCAGCGTATCGGCGCCGCCCGATCTGGCCCAGATCGATGCCGGCGTCACCTCGCAAGCCAAGTCCGCGCGCGAGGCCTCCGAGGCCAACAACGCGGTGATGGGCAAGGTGTTGCTGGCCTTGAAGGCCGCCGACATCGACCAGAAGGATATCCAGACCTCGCGGCTGTCGCTGCAGCCGGAGTATGCGCCGAACCGCCCGAACGGCCCGCCCGCCATCGTCAGCTACCGCGCCAGCAATCGCGTCACGATCCGGCTGCACGACGTCCTCAAGGTCGCAAGCACCATCGACATGCTGGTGGCCGCGGGCGCAACCGACATCGGCGGCATCAATTTCACCGTGTCCAACGCGTCGAAACTCCTCGATGACGCCCGCGAACAGGCGGTAGCCGACGCCCGGCGCAAGGCCGAGATTTACGCCAGGGCGACCGGCGTCACGCTCGGCGCGCCGCTCAGCATCACGGAAGGGGGCTCGCCCGGTCCGATACCCTTCTATCGCAGGATGGCGGTAGGGATGGCCGCGTCGCCAACGCCGGTGGCGCAGGGCGAAGAGACGCTCGAGGTTAACGTGAGCGTGTCCTGGTCCATCAAGCAGGCGGGGCAATGA
- the rplS gene encoding 50S ribosomal protein L19, whose translation MNLIQELEKEQFDKLSAGKEIPDFGPGDTVIVNVKVVEGDRSRVQAYEGVCIGRSGGGLNESFTVRKISYGEGVERVFPVMSPMIDSIKLVRRGKVRRAKLYYLRNLRGKSARIVEKKTDRPQAAAVGE comes from the coding sequence ATGAACCTCATTCAAGAGCTCGAAAAAGAGCAATTCGACAAATTGTCCGCCGGCAAGGAAATTCCGGACTTCGGACCGGGCGATACCGTGATCGTCAACGTCAAGGTGGTCGAAGGCGACCGCTCGCGCGTGCAGGCCTATGAGGGCGTCTGCATCGGGCGTTCCGGCGGCGGGCTCAACGAGAGCTTCACGGTTCGCAAGATCTCCTACGGCGAAGGCGTGGAACGGGTATTCCCGGTGATGTCGCCGATGATCGACTCGATCAAGCTGGTGCGCCGCGGCAAGGTGCGCCGCGCCAAGCTTTATTACCTGCGCAATCTCCGCGGCAAGTCGGCCCGTATCGTCGAGAAGAAGACGGACCGCCCGCAGGCCGCCGCCGTCGGCGAGTAG
- the leuD gene encoding 3-isopropylmalate dehydratase small subunit has translation MDKFTTLEGVAAPLKIINVDTDMVIPKQYLKTIKRTGLGKGLFSEQRYKDDGSENPDFILNKPAYRHAKILVAGDNFGCGSSREHAPWALLDFGIRCVISTSFGDIFYNNCFKNGILPIRVSQDDLDKLFDDAERGANATLSIDLASQEIRGPDGGTLKFEIDPYRKHCLMNGLDDIGLTMEKKASIDSYEAKAKTERAWA, from the coding sequence ATGGACAAGTTCACCACGCTGGAAGGCGTCGCGGCGCCCTTGAAGATCATCAATGTCGATACCGACATGGTGATCCCCAAGCAGTATCTGAAGACCATCAAGCGCACCGGCCTCGGCAAGGGGCTGTTCTCGGAACAGCGCTACAAGGATGACGGCAGCGAGAACCCGGATTTCATCCTCAACAAGCCGGCCTATCGCCACGCCAAGATCCTGGTCGCCGGCGACAATTTCGGCTGCGGTTCGAGCCGCGAGCACGCGCCATGGGCGCTGCTCGATTTCGGCATCCGCTGCGTGATCTCGACCTCGTTCGGCGATATCTTCTACAACAACTGTTTCAAGAACGGCATTCTGCCGATCCGCGTCAGCCAGGACGATCTCGACAAATTGTTCGACGATGCCGAACGCGGCGCCAATGCGACGCTGAGCATCGATCTTGCCAGTCAGGAAATCCGCGGCCCCGACGGCGGCACGCTAAAGTTCGAGATCGATCCGTACCGCAAGCACTGCCTGATGAACGGCCTCGATGACATCGGGCTGACCATGGAGAAGAAGGCCTCGATCGACAGCTACGAGGCCAAGGCAAAGACCGAGCGCGCCTGGGCGTGA
- the leuC gene encoding 3-isopropylmalate dehydratase large subunit, translated as MSKPTTLYDKIWNDHLVHEADDGTCLLYIDRHLVHEVTSPQAFEGLRATGRKVHAPEKTLAVVDHNIPTTDRSKPNPDPESIEQMRVMAENAKEFGIEYYNEFDRRQGIVHVIGPEQGFTLPGTTIVCGDSHTSTHGAFGALAHGIGTSEVEHVLATQTLIQKKAKNMRVNVDGQLPDGVTGKDIILAIIGEIGTAGGTGYVLEYAGDAIRALSMEGRMTVCNMSIEGGARAGLIAPDQKAFEFLKGRPMSPKGEIWDAAMRYWETLRSDEGAHFDHEIRLDAAKLPPIVTWGTSPEDVVSISGVVPDPDQIADEAKRLSKHRALKYMGLKAGTKITDIKLDRVFIGSCTNGRIEDLRAAARVVEGHTVNGNLNAMIVPGSGIVKEQAEAEGLDKIFIKAGFEWREPGCSMCLAMNPDKLAPEERCASTSNRNFEGRQGFKGRTHLVSPAMAAAAAIAGHFVDIREWR; from the coding sequence ATGTCCAAACCCACCACGCTGTACGACAAAATCTGGAACGATCACCTGGTTCACGAGGCCGATGACGGCACCTGCCTGCTCTATATCGACCGGCATCTGGTTCATGAGGTGACCTCGCCGCAGGCCTTTGAAGGCCTGCGCGCCACCGGCCGCAAGGTTCACGCCCCGGAGAAGACGCTGGCCGTGGTCGATCACAACATCCCGACCACGGACCGCTCCAAGCCCAATCCGGATCCGGAAAGCATCGAGCAGATGCGCGTGATGGCGGAGAACGCCAAAGAGTTCGGCATCGAATATTACAACGAATTCGACAGGCGTCAGGGTATCGTGCACGTCATCGGCCCCGAGCAGGGCTTTACGCTGCCCGGCACCACCATCGTCTGTGGCGATAGCCACACCTCCACGCACGGCGCGTTCGGCGCGCTGGCGCACGGCATCGGCACGTCAGAGGTCGAGCATGTCCTGGCGACGCAAACCCTGATCCAGAAGAAGGCAAAAAACATGCGCGTCAACGTCGACGGGCAATTGCCCGACGGCGTCACCGGCAAGGACATCATTCTGGCGATCATCGGCGAGATCGGCACCGCCGGCGGCACCGGCTATGTGCTGGAATATGCCGGCGACGCGATCCGCGCGCTGTCAATGGAAGGCCGCATGACAGTCTGCAACATGTCGATCGAGGGCGGCGCCCGCGCCGGCCTGATCGCGCCCGACCAAAAGGCGTTCGAATTCCTCAAGGGCCGTCCGATGTCGCCGAAGGGCGAGATCTGGGACGCCGCGATGCGCTACTGGGAGACGCTGCGCTCCGACGAGGGCGCGCATTTCGATCACGAGATCAGGCTCGATGCTGCAAAGCTGCCGCCGATCGTGACCTGGGGAACTTCGCCCGAAGACGTGGTGTCGATATCAGGCGTGGTGCCCGATCCTGACCAGATCGCGGATGAGGCCAAACGGCTCTCGAAACATCGCGCGCTGAAGTACATGGGCCTGAAGGCCGGGACCAAGATCACCGACATCAAGCTCGACCGCGTTTTCATTGGCTCCTGCACCAACGGCCGGATCGAGGATCTGCGCGCCGCGGCGAGGGTGGTCGAGGGGCACACCGTCAACGGCAACCTCAATGCGATGATCGTGCCGGGTTCCGGCATCGTGAAGGAGCAGGCGGAAGCCGAAGGCCTCGACAAGATTTTCATCAAGGCCGGATTCGAATGGCGCGAGCCGGGTTGCTCGATGTGCCTGGCGATGAATCCCGACAAGCTGGCGCCGGAAGAACGCTGCGCCTCGACCTCGAACCGCAATTTCGAGGGCCGCCAGGGCTTCAAGGGCCGCACCCACCTGGTGTCGCCGGCGATGGCGGCGGCGGCGGCGATCGCCGGACATTTCGTCGACATCAGGGAGTGGCGGTAG
- the dapF gene encoding diaminopimelate epimerase, which translates to MSALANHAFAKMNGIGNEIVVVDLRDSPALVTSEEARAVASPAGVHYDQLMVLQPPRLKGTEAFVRIYNNDGSEAAACGNGMRCVARRLFEDTGQTAATFETRAGLLNCWQGPSGDLYTVDMGPPKFGWRDIPLSEEFRDTRSIELQIGPIDAPVLHTPSVVSMGNPHAIFWVDDVDAYDLARFGPLLENHPIFPERANITLAHIVNRDHITIRTWERGAGLTKACGSAACATAVAAARLKRAHRTVNMTLPGGELLIEWREGDDHVLMSGTATFEYEGRFDPALFASVA; encoded by the coding sequence ATGAGCGCGCTCGCCAATCATGCATTTGCCAAGATGAACGGCATCGGCAACGAAATCGTCGTGGTCGATCTGCGCGATTCGCCGGCGCTCGTCACATCGGAGGAAGCCCGCGCCGTAGCCTCTCCCGCTGGCGTGCATTACGACCAGCTGATGGTGCTGCAGCCGCCGCGGCTCAAGGGCACCGAGGCCTTCGTTCGCATCTACAACAATGACGGCTCGGAAGCCGCCGCCTGCGGCAACGGCATGCGCTGCGTGGCGCGGCGGCTGTTCGAGGACACCGGCCAGACCGCGGCCACCTTCGAGACCAGGGCCGGGCTTTTGAATTGCTGGCAGGGTCCGTCGGGCGATCTCTACACGGTCGACATGGGCCCGCCGAAATTCGGCTGGCGGGATATTCCGCTGTCGGAGGAGTTTCGCGACACCCGCTCGATCGAGTTGCAGATCGGCCCGATCGACGCGCCGGTGCTGCACACCCCGTCGGTGGTCAGCATGGGCAACCCGCACGCGATCTTCTGGGTCGATGACGTCGATGCCTACGACCTCGCCCGCTTCGGGCCGTTGCTGGAAAATCACCCGATTTTTCCGGAGCGCGCCAACATCACGCTCGCCCATATCGTCAATCGCGATCACATCACGATCCGCACCTGGGAGCGCGGCGCGGGATTGACAAAGGCCTGCGGCTCGGCGGCCTGCGCAACCGCGGTGGCGGCGGCGCGGCTCAAGCGCGCCCATCGCACGGTCAACATGACGCTGCCCGGCGGCGAACTCCTGATCGAATGGCGCGAGGGTGACGACCACGTGCTGATGTCGGGGACGGCGACCTTCGAATACGAGGGGCGATTCGACCCCGCGCTGTTTGCATCCGTCGCGTAA
- the trmD gene encoding tRNA (guanosine(37)-N1)-methyltransferase TrmD codes for MTWRTTVLTLFPEMFPGPLGVSLAGKALATGLWALEARDIRDSATDRHRSVDDTPAGGGPGMVLRADVLASAIDAAEIAPDRPRLLMSPRGRPLTQSLVTELAAGPGPLIICGRFEGVDQRVIAARGLEEVSIGDYVLSGGEIPALALIDACVRLLPGVMGKLASSADESFSEGLLEYPQYTRPQEFEGRPIPETLLSGDHARVAAWRRAEAEALTRARRPDLWAARTSGQKRPKNTTEG; via the coding sequence ATGACTTGGCGCACCACCGTCCTGACCCTGTTCCCCGAGATGTTCCCGGGGCCGCTTGGCGTCAGCCTCGCCGGCAAGGCGCTGGCAACTGGCCTGTGGGCCCTGGAGGCGCGCGATATCAGGGACTCCGCCACCGACCGTCACCGCAGCGTCGACGATACCCCGGCCGGCGGGGGCCCCGGCATGGTGCTCCGCGCCGACGTGCTGGCCTCCGCCATCGATGCGGCGGAAATAGCACCGGACCGCCCGCGCCTGTTGATGAGCCCGCGGGGTCGGCCATTGACCCAGTCCTTGGTGACGGAACTCGCCGCTGGACCCGGCCCCCTGATCATCTGCGGCCGGTTCGAGGGCGTCGATCAGCGGGTGATCGCGGCCCGCGGGCTTGAGGAGGTCTCGATCGGTGATTACGTGCTGTCGGGCGGTGAAATCCCGGCCCTGGCGCTGATCGACGCCTGCGTCAGGCTATTGCCGGGTGTGATGGGCAAGCTGGCTTCCAGCGCGGATGAGAGCTTTTCGGAAGGGTTGCTGGAATACCCGCAATATACCCGTCCGCAGGAGTTCGAGGGCCGGCCGATCCCGGAAACTCTCTTGTCCGGCGATCACGCCCGGGTCGCGGCCTGGCGCCGGGCCGAGGCCGAGGCGCTGACCCGGGCGCGGCGGCCCGATCTCTGGGCGGCCAGGACTTCGGGCCAAAAGCGCCCAAAAAACACGACGGAAGGGTGA
- a CDS encoding MBL fold metallo-hydrolase, with product MKTYSGPPSDHFDGEHFFDPDGVPPKSLRDVLRWQFGSDRKRVAWPAWVPSPHADTPPARVNGEKVRLSFVGHASWLMQTAGLNILVDPVWSMRASPVGWAGPKRHNDPGIAFDALPPIDVVLVSHGHYDHLDIATLSKLAAKFSPRVITPLGNEVTMRSADDAIRAGAFDWHDRVELGDGVAVTLVPTRHWSARGLFDRNKVLWASFVLETPAGKIYIVCDSGYGEGRHFRRVAEAYGPLRLAILPIGAYEPRWFMKDQHMNPSDAVKALADCGAERALAHHHGTFQLTDEAIDAPVSALHAALDEAGVPRERFVALKPGQAVEI from the coding sequence ATGAAGACATATTCCGGTCCCCCCTCCGATCATTTCGACGGCGAGCATTTTTTCGATCCCGACGGCGTGCCGCCGAAATCGCTTCGGGACGTGCTGCGCTGGCAGTTTGGCTCCGACCGGAAGCGCGTGGCGTGGCCGGCATGGGTGCCGAGCCCGCATGCCGACACCCCGCCGGCGCGCGTCAACGGCGAGAAGGTGCGGCTGTCGTTCGTCGGCCACGCCAGCTGGCTCATGCAAACAGCCGGCCTGAACATTCTGGTCGATCCGGTGTGGTCGATGCGGGCGTCGCCGGTCGGCTGGGCCGGCCCGAAGCGTCACAACGACCCCGGGATTGCGTTCGACGCGCTGCCTCCGATCGACGTCGTGCTGGTGTCGCACGGCCATTACGATCACCTGGACATCGCGACGCTCTCAAAGCTGGCCGCAAAGTTCTCTCCTCGCGTGATCACGCCGCTCGGCAACGAGGTCACCATGCGCAGCGCCGACGATGCCATCCGCGCCGGGGCATTCGACTGGCACGACCGCGTCGAACTCGGCGACGGCGTCGCGGTGACGCTGGTGCCGACGCGGCACTGGTCGGCGCGCGGTCTCTTCGACCGCAACAAGGTGCTGTGGGCGAGTTTTGTGCTGGAGACGCCGGCGGGCAAGATCTACATCGTCTGCGATTCCGGCTACGGCGAGGGGCGGCATTTCCGCCGGGTCGCGGAGGCATATGGGCCGTTGCGGCTGGCGATCCTCCCGATCGGCGCCTATGAGCCGCGCTGGTTCATGAAGGACCAGCACATGAACCCCTCCGATGCCGTCAAGGCACTGGCCGATTGCGGCGCGGAGCGGGCGCTGGCGCATCACCACGGCACGTTTCAGCTGACCGACGAGGCGATCGACGCGCCGGTCAGCGCATTACATGCCGCGCTCGATGAAGCCGGGGTTCCGCGTGAGCGCTTTGTCGCGCTCAAGCCGGGGCAGGCGGTGGAGATATGA
- the ffh gene encoding signal recognition particle protein has translation MFDNLSEKLGGILDRLTRRGSLTEADVDAAMREVRRALLEADVSLDVVRSFTEKVREQAIGATVVKSVTPGQMVVKIVHDELIATLGSDGQTLDLNAVPPVAIMMVGLQGSGKTTTTAKLARRLTQRDKRKVLMASLDIYRPAAMEQLAVLGRDLDIQTLPVVAGQKPAQIARRALEAAKLGGYDVVLLDTAGRTTLDEEMMAEAADIKAAANPHEVLLVADSLTGQDAVNLARSFDERVGLTGIVLTRVDGDGRGGAALSMRAVTGKPIKLIGTGERTDALEDFHPSRIAGRILGMGDVVSLVEKAAANIDAEKAARVAEKMRKGQFDLSDMREQLLQMSSMGGISGLMGMMPGIAKMKNQIANAGLDDKVLKRQVAVIDSMTRQERKNPEILKASRKKRIAAGAGLKVEEVNKLLKMHRNMADMMKAMGSGKRGPMAGIAQAMGFGGGMPSPEQMKALAEKAPGGAPQGGGMPALPKDLPAGLRSGLPNLPGLTGLSGKPNLPGLGGFPGLGKKK, from the coding sequence GTGTTCGACAATCTGTCGGAAAAGCTTGGTGGCATTCTCGATCGGCTGACGCGGCGCGGGTCGCTGACCGAAGCCGACGTCGACGCCGCGATGCGCGAGGTGCGCCGCGCGCTGCTGGAAGCCGACGTCTCGCTCGACGTGGTCAGAAGCTTTACCGAAAAAGTCCGCGAGCAGGCGATCGGCGCCACCGTGGTCAAGTCGGTGACCCCCGGCCAGATGGTGGTGAAGATCGTTCATGACGAACTGATCGCCACGCTCGGCTCCGACGGCCAGACCCTCGATCTCAACGCGGTGCCGCCGGTCGCGATCATGATGGTCGGCCTGCAGGGCTCCGGCAAGACCACCACCACCGCCAAACTCGCCCGACGCCTGACACAGCGCGACAAGCGCAAGGTGCTGATGGCTTCGCTCGATATCTATCGCCCGGCGGCGATGGAGCAACTCGCGGTGCTCGGGCGCGACCTCGACATCCAGACCTTGCCTGTTGTCGCCGGCCAGAAGCCCGCGCAGATTGCCAGGCGCGCGCTGGAAGCTGCAAAACTCGGCGGCTACGACGTGGTGCTGCTCGATACCGCCGGGCGTACCACGCTCGACGAAGAGATGATGGCGGAAGCCGCCGACATTAAAGCCGCCGCCAATCCGCATGAAGTGCTGCTGGTCGCGGACTCCCTGACCGGTCAGGATGCGGTCAATCTGGCACGGTCGTTCGACGAGCGCGTCGGCCTCACCGGCATCGTGCTGACGCGGGTCGACGGCGACGGCCGCGGCGGCGCCGCGCTGTCGATGCGCGCGGTCACGGGCAAGCCGATCAAGCTGATCGGCACCGGTGAAAGGACCGATGCGCTGGAGGATTTTCACCCCAGCCGGATCGCGGGCCGCATTCTCGGCATGGGCGACGTGGTCTCGCTGGTCGAGAAGGCCGCCGCGAATATCGACGCCGAAAAGGCCGCGCGCGTCGCCGAGAAGATGCGCAAGGGTCAGTTCGACCTGTCCGACATGCGCGAGCAACTTTTGCAGATGTCCAGCATGGGCGGCATCAGCGGGCTGATGGGCATGATGCCCGGCATTGCGAAAATGAAAAACCAGATCGCCAATGCCGGGCTCGACGACAAGGTTTTGAAGCGTCAGGTCGCGGTGATCGATTCGATGACCCGGCAGGAGCGCAAGAACCCCGAGATCCTCAAAGCCAGCCGCAAGAAGCGGATCGCCGCCGGCGCCGGCCTCAAGGTCGAGGAGGTCAACAAGCTCCTGAAGATGCACCGGAACATGGCCGACATGATGAAGGCCATGGGCTCCGGCAAGCGCGGCCCGATGGCCGGCATCGCGCAGGCGATGGGCTTTGGCGGCGGCATGCCGTCGCCGGAGCAGATGAAGGCGCTGGCGGAAAAAGCACCGGGCGGCGCGCCGCAGGGTGGGGGAATGCCCGCGCTGCCGAAGGACCTTCCCGCCGGCCTGCGCTCGGGATTGCCGAACTTGCCGGGCCTCACGGGTCTCAGCGGCAAGCCGAACCTGCCGGGCCTCGGCGGCTTCCCCGGATTGGGGAAGAAGAAGTGA